ACCGATGGCGTGGTAGCGGCTAGACAACACCGCCGCCATGAATGGTGGTGCTACATAGCAATGGCTTTAAATAGAAAAAATGAGATAGAGATGAGATTTTGAAGTTCTTTCAGAAGTAATTTCTACTCTTGTTCCAAACcttaaaaaggaaaatgtatTCCCCTTGATAATTTCACCTGTAATATTTCCCCCCTTATATTTTCCCCCATTAATAAGTAAACCCAATACAGGCGACCCCTTAACCTGATATGAAACTTAAGGTCCCTAGTTCATGCCTTTTTTCTTGGTAACTCTAGTTGTATAAGTATTCATTTAACATGATGGGGCCAATAATTCTTCTGCTGCCCAGATTTTGAATTATGGAAAGTCCTCTTAGATAGGGCGATGATGTGCAATATTTTGTTACAGTAACTGAAACTTTAttgtccatttccgatggagccaaagattcatttgttcttttggctgtgggatgtgatggactaaatcaaaatggctcttaatacctcttcgcttcctttccatgaattagaagatggtcgtcccgttgtcccgttatcgcttttgggtcaattggaaacaacctctctgcaattgcaggggtaaggttgcgtacgtccgacccccccttaccccgcttcttgcgggagcctctttgaggcaatggggtaatgataatgataatgataatgagtAACTGAAACTTCAATGCTTTTTGTTATGTACTGTATCAGTAAAGAAATCCTGATTGGGGCAGATATGTCAGTTTAGGTTGCTCGTATTTGACCATTTGTTGCTCAACTTGCACACACATTTATTTCTAATGTCGATTAATATGTTGACCAGGGAATCTTTTTCTATGCCAGGATAGAAAATTTTAAACATTGTGTTGTGCAATATAACATTTAAGAAATTTCCAAGTTGCTCCACTGAAGCCCTAATAAAGGAAGAAATTAGAGAGAAATTTCCAACATTTAAGAAATTATCTGGCTTGAGTAATTAACATGATGTTTGCTTGATTCAAATGGCAATGGCCTTGTGGCCATAtaactcttttttttatttgagaaggAGCAACTTCAGTTTACTACTTTGAGTTTAAGTCAGTAAACACGACTAGGCTATGTTTCAGCTTGTAATCAGTTTGATGACAACCTTTTCTGAAAAAggattattattatattgtggCTAAGCTGGATTATTAAGTAGATGTtaaaatcggcaattttcattTGCACATGGTGCATTAAGTGAGGAAGTGAAATATTGCACACCTTCAAGTCTTCAACTTGCAATCAATTTGATGACAACCTTTTCTGAAGAAGAGATTATTATGTTGTGGTTAAGCTGGATTATTAAGTAGGTTTTGAAATAAGCAGTTTTCATTTGCGCATGGCATATTTAGTCAGAAGCTATCGGATATTTCATTTCCTGACCAAAGCTGTGGCAGTTAGGGTTGATGTTTTAATTGGGTATAAGCTGTAGTAGTTGATAACTTGATAGTTGATGTTGTAAAGTGTAAATTATTTATGGATCTGTACTATAATGTTAATCTTGGAAGTCCTCATGCTTAGCGATTGTTTTTGTTCTCCTTCAGTTTGtgggttgatttttttttttttttttttgcaagtcTGTTTAGAACATGAATTAGTTTTTTTGCCATGCCTTGTGTTCCCTTGTTTTCAGAGATGGGGTGACTTGGAGGTCCATTCATCCTTACACATATTATCTAGATGTTAAATTTACCTGTCCTTTTTCTGTTTCTGAAGGTGCGAAAAGAATTCAGTAGTGAAGTTGATTCTGCAATTGCTGCTTTTCGGGGTTTGTCAGTAAGCTCATCAGGGGGTCATGCAGACCTTACCCAGCTATTTCGGGTTGCAGCTCATGAAGCAAAAAAATCTAAGTCTCAGAATCGAATATTAAGAGTGGTAAGTGAGTTAAACTGTTGACCATTGAATGTTTATAGTCCTTGTTACATGTTCGTGACTTCGAAAAGCTTGACCTTGTAATATCTTGTCAGAAATTCCCGCTGTTCAGTTATGTATAGAAATTGGGAATCATTACTAATTGACCTCTATATTGATTGTCACTATTTATTTGCTGAATGATTGATCGATCAGCTTTTGTTCACGACCATGTTGCTCTTAGTTTGACTAAGATTTCTAGCTAATTTTCGGGGGTAATGCTAAATTGCCAAGGCATGCTGGAGTTGGTATAGTTGTTTGTTTGTAGTTACTGAACTGAGACTCTTATCTTGTTGATCATGGAAGGAATTTCATGTCCACATTCTTTTTGCATATGCACTATGGATTTGACTTTGACCAAAGAATCCCATAGCTGCTTCTTGAATCATGATCATGTTTCTGCCTTCTCTCTTTCAAACTTGGAAAAGTCTCAAAACTTTGACATTCTTTATCTGTTTTTTGTGAAAattaactcttttttttttttaataactatGGCATATGTCTATAGATCTTATTGTATTGCCGTTCATCAGTACAACCACGATTTCAATGGGCTGCGAACCAAAAGCTTTTCACACTGGATGTGATATACCTTCATGACAAACCAGGACCTGAGAATTGCCCCCAGAAAGTGTACGATGCTCTTGTAGAAGCACTAGAACAGGTTACAGAGTATGAGGGCTACATCTTTGAAAGTGGTCAGGGTCTCCAACGCATTCTTTTCCGTCACATGTGCTTGCTTTTGTCACACCCTCAGCAACGTTGTTTGCAAGACGACCTTGGTTTACCCATGGCCCTTACTAAGAAATTGCCGGCAACTGACTCTTCTCCGGGCGAAGATGCCATAACTGTAATCAGCCAATGAGAATGTTGATGGATTTGGATGCTTTCTCCTT
This sequence is a window from Spinacia oleracea cultivar Varoflay chromosome 1, BTI_SOV_V1, whole genome shotgun sequence. Protein-coding genes within it:
- the LOC110789256 gene encoding uncharacterized protein produces the protein MEIQVVEGSGSGGGSGGAAYKLKPTPYHKEDILFCIDIDTESMSEMKNTGPNGRPITRLDSIKQSILLFIHAKLTINPDHRFAFASLSNSAAWVRKEFSSEVDSAIAAFRGLSVSSSGGHADLTQLFRVAAHEAKKSKSQNRILRVILLYCRSSVQPRFQWAANQKLFTLDVIYLHDKPGPENCPQKVYDALVEALEQVTEYEGYIFESGQGLQRILFRHMCLLLSHPQQRCLQDDLGLPMALTKKLPATDSSPGEDAITVISQ